A stretch of the Balneola vulgaris DSM 17893 genome encodes the following:
- a CDS encoding NFACT RNA binding domain-containing protein gives MNYYELKYLKEFIKSNLTGKRLVHANTRYKNLLDLFFENDHEGKKLVFSTAPGNLALFIDRYANPKRLNTISFFEEIYGAVVRDISLANTDRILTIEFEGSAKLVFKIFSNNANVYLVNDQKLTDSFKGNDIDELDVPDKKSINLFKNIPEQANTKQKITSLNPLIPRAHLNELIEIHDLESKSDQELVEVIKNLSHSIDENPVFRKVKGGSTTLLSEDWLSLPTERTFESINDLIAYRYKNYSHDQRLKQQKGELSKQLKRQSKRLKSGLNNLDKADKGLERADEYEKYGHLLMANGHVKPQEENKIEVQDLYNEGEKVSIPLDEKLSVIQNAEKYYSKAKNSLQSYEDALNRIPILQGKKELVDTLLNELQEIDGLRELDKWKKTKAEDLKELNIGNHSSGNEDQLPFHTLEVEGYAVWIGKNAKSNDVLVQKSHKEDIWLHARGVSGSHALIRMNNNQGMPPKDVLLKVASYAAFNSKAKGAEVVPVIITKKKYVRKPKGAPAGAVLVDKEQVEFVTPEKPKNE, from the coding sequence TTGAATTATTACGAATTAAAATATTTAAAGGAGTTCATTAAATCCAATTTAACTGGGAAAAGACTTGTTCATGCAAATACTAGGTATAAGAATTTATTAGACTTATTCTTTGAAAATGATCATGAAGGGAAGAAGTTAGTGTTTAGTACAGCACCGGGTAATTTAGCGCTCTTTATAGATCGTTACGCGAATCCAAAGCGGTTAAATACCATTTCATTTTTTGAAGAAATTTATGGGGCTGTAGTTAGGGATATCTCTTTAGCTAACACGGATAGAATTTTAACTATTGAGTTTGAGGGTAGCGCAAAACTAGTTTTTAAGATTTTCAGTAATAATGCCAATGTATATTTGGTGAACGATCAAAAGCTGACAGATTCGTTTAAAGGAAATGACATTGATGAACTGGATGTGCCGGATAAGAAGTCTATTAATCTTTTTAAGAACATTCCTGAACAAGCCAATACTAAGCAAAAGATTACTTCACTTAATCCACTTATACCAAGGGCTCATTTAAACGAATTAATAGAGATCCATGATTTAGAAAGTAAATCAGATCAAGAACTAGTAGAAGTAATTAAAAACTTATCCCATAGTATCGATGAGAATCCAGTTTTTCGAAAAGTGAAGGGAGGCTCAACAACCTTGTTATCTGAGGATTGGTTATCCCTACCAACTGAGCGCACATTCGAGTCGATAAATGATTTAATAGCTTATCGGTATAAAAATTACTCTCACGATCAACGGCTGAAGCAACAGAAAGGCGAGTTATCTAAGCAACTTAAGCGTCAATCTAAAAGGTTAAAGTCTGGATTGAATAATTTAGATAAAGCAGATAAAGGCCTAGAGCGAGCAGATGAGTACGAAAAATATGGACATCTTTTGATGGCCAATGGTCATGTAAAGCCACAGGAAGAAAATAAGATCGAGGTACAAGATCTCTATAATGAGGGCGAGAAGGTTAGTATTCCGTTAGATGAGAAATTGAGTGTAATCCAAAATGCAGAGAAATATTATTCTAAAGCTAAAAACTCGCTTCAGTCCTATGAGGATGCTTTAAATCGTATCCCAATTCTTCAAGGAAAAAAAGAGTTAGTAGATACCTTGCTAAACGAACTACAAGAGATAGACGGGTTGCGAGAACTAGATAAGTGGAAAAAGACTAAAGCTGAGGATTTAAAGGAATTAAACATTGGGAATCATTCCAGTGGGAACGAAGATCAACTTCCTTTTCATACACTTGAAGTTGAAGGTTATGCGGTGTGGATTGGTAAGAATGCAAAGAGCAATGATGTGCTCGTTCAAAAAAGTCATAAAGAAGATATTTGGTTGCATGCTCGAGGAGTATCAGGTTCTCATGCTCTTATTAGAATGAATAATAACCAAGGTATGCCTCCAAAAGATGTACTTCTAAAGGTAGCTTCTTATGCCGCATTCAATTCCAAAGCTAAAGGAGCTGAGGTTGTACCTGTGATCATCACAAAAAAGAAGTATGTTCGAAAGCCTAAAGGTGCCCCAGCTGGTGCGGTACTTGTTGATAAAGAACAGGTTGAATTCGTAACTCCTGAAAAACCAAAAAATGAATGA
- a CDS encoding HU family DNA-binding protein, protein MTKADIVDIISSSVGLTKVETEAVVNGFMETVIDAMKRGETIELRGFGSFKVVKRAQRVARNPKTNEEVIVPEQYAPVLKMSKDFKEAVNNSMSIEN, encoded by the coding sequence ATGACCAAAGCAGACATCGTAGATATTATATCATCATCAGTTGGATTAACGAAAGTTGAAACTGAGGCCGTTGTGAATGGTTTCATGGAAACTGTAATTGATGCAATGAAGAGAGGAGAGACTATTGAGCTACGCGGTTTCGGTAGTTTTAAAGTTGTGAAAAGAGCTCAGAGAGTAGCTAGAAACCCAAAAACAAACGAAGAAGTCATTGTACCAGAACAGTATGCTCCGGTACTTAAAATGTCTAAGGATTTTAAAGAAGCTGTAAACAATAGTATGTCAATTGAAAATTGA